From Halobacillus sp. Marseille-Q1614, the proteins below share one genomic window:
- the glyA gene encoding serine hydroxymethyltransferase — MEHVKRSDAELYEAILNEKDRQQKNIELIASENFVSEAVMEAMGSVLTNKYAEGYPGRRYYGGCEYVDVAENLARDRAKELFGAEHANVQPHSGAQANMAVYFTILEPGDTVLGMNLSHGGHLTHGSPVNFSGTLYNFEEYGVTEKDERIDYDAVLEKAKEVQPKLIVAGASAYPREIDFSKFREIADEVGAYLMVDMAHIAGLVATGLHPNPVPHAHFVTTTTHKTLRGPRGGMILCEEQFAKKIDKTVFPGMQGGPLMHIIAAKAVSFKEALQPEFKEYSRQIIKNAKQLGETLVENGVRIVSGGTDNHLLLLDLRELGLTGKVAEKALDAVAITTNKNTIPYDPEGPFTTSGIRIGTAAVTSRGFKEDEMKEIGELIAFTLKNHDNDEKLKEAKERVEKLTSRFPLYQSLMPSTP; from the coding sequence ATGGAACACGTAAAACGTTCGGATGCTGAATTATATGAAGCGATTTTGAATGAAAAGGATCGTCAACAAAAAAATATCGAACTCATTGCCTCAGAGAATTTCGTATCAGAAGCTGTCATGGAAGCAATGGGCTCCGTATTAACAAACAAGTATGCAGAAGGTTACCCAGGCCGCCGTTATTATGGAGGCTGTGAATACGTCGATGTAGCAGAAAACCTGGCAAGAGATCGTGCCAAAGAACTATTTGGAGCTGAGCACGCTAATGTCCAGCCTCACTCCGGTGCTCAGGCGAACATGGCCGTTTACTTCACGATTCTTGAGCCTGGCGACACAGTTCTTGGAATGAACTTAAGCCACGGTGGACATTTAACTCACGGAAGCCCTGTGAACTTCAGCGGTACTCTTTACAATTTTGAAGAGTATGGCGTTACTGAAAAAGATGAACGCATTGACTACGACGCTGTCCTTGAAAAAGCAAAAGAAGTTCAGCCGAAGCTGATCGTTGCTGGCGCAAGTGCCTACCCGCGTGAGATTGATTTCTCTAAGTTCAGAGAAATCGCTGACGAAGTAGGAGCTTACCTGATGGTTGATATGGCTCACATCGCAGGACTTGTCGCCACTGGCCTACACCCGAATCCAGTGCCGCACGCTCACTTTGTGACGACAACGACTCACAAAACACTTCGCGGCCCGCGCGGAGGCATGATTTTATGTGAAGAACAATTCGCTAAAAAAATCGACAAAACTGTATTCCCAGGTATGCAGGGCGGTCCACTAATGCACATCATCGCAGCCAAAGCCGTTTCCTTTAAAGAAGCCTTGCAGCCGGAATTTAAGGAATATTCCCGTCAAATCATTAAAAACGCGAAGCAGTTAGGAGAAACGCTTGTGGAGAACGGTGTCCGCATTGTATCCGGCGGTACGGATAACCACCTGCTGCTGTTAGATCTTCGCGAACTTGGTTTAACAGGAAAAGTGGCTGAAAAAGCTCTTGATGCTGTTGCGATCACGACCAACAAAAACACAATTCCTTATGATCCGGAAGGACCGTTTACGACAAGCGGAATCCGTATTGGTACAGCAGCTGTGACAAGCCGCGGCTTTAAAGAAGATGAAATGAAAGAAATCGGCGAGCTGATCGCTTTCACTCTTAAAAACCATGACAACGACGAAAAACTTAAGGAAGCTAAGGAACGTGTAGAAAAACTAACGTCCCGCTTCCCACTCTATCAATCACTAATGCCAAGTACGCCATAA
- the upp gene encoding uracil phosphoribosyltransferase — protein MGNVYVLDHPLIQHKLTYIRKQETGTKDFRQLVDEVAALMAFEITRDLPLEEVEIETPVVPNAKAQVLTGKKIGLVPILRAGLGMVDGIIKLIPAAKVGHVGLYRDPETLQPVEYYVKLPSDIEERELIVIDPMLATGGSANEAINSLKKRGARQIRLMCLVAAPEGVDAVKEAHPDVDIYLAAMDQKLNEKGYIVPGLGDAGDRLFGTK, from the coding sequence ATGGGAAATGTATACGTATTGGACCATCCATTAATTCAGCACAAGTTGACGTACATACGGAAACAGGAGACAGGGACGAAGGATTTTCGCCAGCTCGTAGACGAAGTAGCGGCGCTGATGGCTTTTGAAATCACTCGTGATCTGCCTTTAGAAGAAGTGGAAATTGAAACACCTGTTGTCCCGAACGCGAAAGCTCAAGTGCTAACAGGGAAGAAAATTGGTCTTGTTCCTATTCTTCGTGCCGGTTTAGGAATGGTTGATGGTATTATCAAGCTTATTCCAGCTGCCAAAGTCGGTCACGTTGGACTATATAGAGATCCGGAAACTCTGCAGCCTGTTGAATATTATGTAAAACTTCCTAGCGACATCGAAGAGCGTGAATTGATTGTGATCGACCCGATGCTTGCGACAGGAGGTTCTGCGAACGAAGCGATCAATTCATTGAAAAAACGCGGAGCGCGCCAAATCCGCCTTATGTGTCTTGTAGCTGCCCCTGAAGGTGTAGACGCTGTAAAAGAAGCCCACCCGGATGTGGACATCTACTTAGCAGCCATGGACCAGAAACTGAACGAAAAAGGTTACATCGTACCTGGCCTTGGTGACGCCGGCGACCGCCTGTTTGGAACTAAATAA
- the wecB gene encoding non-hydrolyzing UDP-N-acetylglucosamine 2-epimerase produces MANRLKVMTIFGTRPEAIKMAPLVLELKKRPEQFEPIVAVTAQHRQMLDQVLNIFNIEPDFDLNIMKDRQTLAQVTTRALEGLDNVMKEAEPDIVLVHGDTTTTFSASLAAYYNQIPVGHVEAGLRTWNKYSPFPEEMNRQLTGVMADLHFSPTNKSRDNLLEENKPAESIFVTGNTAIDALKTTVDEAYQSDVLDSLDGRRLVLMTAHRRENLGNNMKQMFRAIKRLVETHDDIEVVYPVHLNPVVRETADEILGNDDRIKLIDPLDVIDFHNFASRAHLILTDSGGVQEEAPSLGVPVLVLRDTTERPEGIEAGTLMLAGTDEDHIYNLAHELLSDDEKHAAMAHASNPYGDGQASARIAEAIRYYFNHREDKPEHFETE; encoded by the coding sequence ATGGCTAATCGACTCAAAGTCATGACGATTTTCGGGACCCGTCCCGAAGCGATTAAAATGGCCCCGCTCGTTTTAGAATTGAAAAAAAGGCCGGAGCAGTTCGAGCCGATTGTGGCAGTGACGGCTCAGCACAGGCAGATGCTCGATCAAGTATTAAACATTTTCAACATAGAACCTGACTTTGATTTGAATATTATGAAAGACCGCCAGACGCTCGCACAAGTTACAACCCGGGCGCTTGAGGGTCTGGACAATGTAATGAAAGAAGCCGAGCCTGACATCGTGCTCGTGCATGGCGATACGACAACAACGTTTTCCGCTTCACTCGCCGCTTACTACAATCAGATTCCCGTCGGCCACGTTGAAGCGGGACTTCGCACATGGAACAAATATTCACCGTTCCCTGAGGAAATGAACCGACAGCTGACAGGGGTTATGGCTGATCTTCATTTTTCCCCGACGAATAAGTCACGTGATAATCTTCTTGAGGAGAATAAGCCGGCTGAGAGCATTTTTGTAACCGGTAATACAGCCATTGATGCATTAAAAACGACGGTGGATGAAGCGTACCAGTCGGACGTGCTGGACAGCTTAGACGGACGCCGACTCGTATTAATGACCGCGCACCGCCGCGAGAATCTCGGAAATAACATGAAGCAGATGTTTCGCGCGATCAAGCGGTTAGTGGAAACTCACGACGATATCGAAGTCGTGTATCCTGTCCACTTAAACCCGGTTGTAAGGGAAACCGCCGACGAAATTTTAGGAAACGATGACCGCATTAAGCTGATCGACCCGCTTGATGTGATTGATTTTCACAATTTCGCCTCCCGCGCCCACTTAATTTTGACCGATTCCGGCGGCGTTCAGGAAGAAGCACCTTCCCTTGGCGTACCCGTGCTCGTCCTTCGTGATACAACCGAGCGCCCCGAAGGCATTGAAGCAGGAACGCTCATGCTCGCCGGCACCGACGAAGATCATATTTACAACCTGGCTCATGAACTTTTATCTGATGATGAAAAACACGCGGCAATGGCCCATGCCTCCAACCCTTATGGAGATGGACAGGCCTCTGCCCGTATTGCGGAAGCGATCCGCTATTATTTCAATCATCGTGAGGATAAACCGGAGCATTTTGAAACAGAATAA
- a CDS encoding S8 family serine peptidase: MRYKIMAIIGLALLLMGFSQPKPDEEVTIIVELKEMDVSTFKKQVESRLPRLEVVAEYDTIFNGVAVKGTPGELEKMVRVHEGIQQYPVLTYETQFEPLANQSAVSLTTDIIRPDTGYTGRGVKVGVIDTGIDYNHPDLKVNYQGGFDVVDFDDDPMETMEEGATIHGTHVAGVIGADGDMKGVAPDAELYAYRALGPGGMGTSVQVIAAIEEAVEDGMDVINLSLGNDVNGPDWPTTKAVDKAIELGTTVVVAAGNAGPSPWTVGSPATSPDAITVGAASLPAEHPIIKIPGEKREVPVLLLHGSKPWTFNKKMPLFDGSDENFFGVTGKIVLMRRGETPFAEKAQAAYQRGAEAVIIINNSDDPLYGSMEGLDLPIPVAAVTKEQGDWLIEKGVQEDQWLETISKKASHGIAPFSSRGPVTASWSVKPDILAPGVNVISTVPGGYQALQGTSMAAPHITGAAALIKEAHPDWSPHDIKQSIMSSADLLLKGDGTFLPTEQGSGYVDTDEALDPEVLLSPGALNFGRVEETFFRKKITVTVKNQGEDERTFRVQQPKQKVGLNWRVPPSFTLAPGEKAEMPFEVQMNRSFIKEGVHQGYLQIQSDTKDYHLPYLFMIETANYEKVSGLELFKDWQSDSDLSYRFHLTEEADRVTIDLYRAGTLLHQGQLVKIDDPKEGLNEGEINLNMDEEYYGPYVAVVTVEINEEKYNFSFPVHL, from the coding sequence ATGCGGTATAAGATCATGGCCATCATTGGGCTGGCGCTCCTTCTGATGGGATTCAGCCAGCCGAAACCGGATGAAGAAGTAACGATAATTGTGGAACTAAAAGAAATGGATGTGTCTACTTTTAAAAAGCAGGTGGAGTCTCGGCTGCCCCGGCTTGAAGTGGTAGCAGAGTATGACACGATTTTTAACGGTGTGGCGGTAAAAGGGACCCCGGGGGAACTGGAGAAAATGGTGCGGGTGCATGAAGGGATTCAGCAGTATCCAGTGCTGACGTATGAAACTCAGTTTGAACCGCTCGCTAATCAATCAGCAGTTTCGCTGACGACGGATATTATTCGGCCCGATACCGGCTATACCGGACGCGGAGTAAAAGTGGGCGTGATTGATACAGGAATCGATTACAATCACCCGGATCTTAAAGTGAATTATCAGGGCGGATTTGATGTAGTCGATTTTGATGATGATCCGATGGAGACGATGGAAGAGGGAGCCACGATTCACGGGACACACGTTGCTGGTGTGATCGGAGCAGACGGCGACATGAAAGGTGTGGCACCTGATGCAGAGCTGTATGCGTACAGGGCGCTAGGTCCCGGTGGTATGGGGACATCGGTTCAGGTAATCGCTGCAATTGAAGAAGCGGTAGAAGACGGGATGGACGTGATCAACTTATCGCTAGGGAACGATGTGAACGGGCCCGACTGGCCGACGACAAAAGCGGTCGATAAGGCGATCGAGTTAGGGACGACGGTCGTTGTTGCGGCTGGGAATGCAGGGCCAAGTCCGTGGACGGTCGGTTCTCCGGCGACTTCGCCTGATGCAATTACAGTAGGAGCAGCGTCTTTGCCTGCTGAGCATCCTATTATAAAAATCCCTGGGGAAAAGCGAGAAGTTCCCGTCTTGCTCTTACATGGTTCAAAGCCATGGACATTTAATAAAAAAATGCCGCTTTTTGACGGATCGGATGAGAACTTCTTTGGCGTCACCGGAAAAATCGTTTTGATGAGACGAGGAGAAACTCCTTTTGCTGAAAAAGCTCAAGCGGCTTATCAGCGTGGAGCAGAAGCGGTGATCATTATTAACAACAGCGATGATCCCTTGTACGGCTCGATGGAAGGGCTGGACCTCCCGATTCCTGTGGCGGCGGTAACAAAAGAACAAGGAGACTGGCTGATTGAAAAAGGCGTCCAGGAGGATCAGTGGCTGGAGACGATAAGCAAGAAAGCAAGCCACGGCATTGCGCCGTTTAGTTCACGCGGACCTGTGACCGCGAGCTGGAGCGTCAAGCCGGATATTTTAGCGCCGGGTGTGAATGTCATCAGTACGGTTCCAGGCGGATATCAGGCTTTGCAGGGAACAAGCATGGCTGCTCCTCACATCACCGGGGCTGCGGCGCTGATTAAAGAAGCCCATCCCGACTGGTCGCCTCACGATATTAAACAGTCGATCATGAGTTCAGCGGACCTTTTGCTAAAAGGGGATGGAACATTTCTGCCGACTGAGCAGGGATCAGGCTATGTAGATACGGATGAGGCGCTCGATCCGGAAGTCTTACTGTCGCCGGGCGCCTTGAATTTTGGACGGGTGGAAGAGACATTTTTCCGTAAAAAGATAACGGTCACCGTAAAAAACCAGGGAGAAGATGAGCGGACGTTCCGTGTACAGCAGCCGAAGCAGAAAGTCGGCTTAAATTGGCGGGTGCCGCCAAGCTTTACGTTAGCTCCGGGAGAAAAAGCGGAAATGCCGTTTGAAGTACAGATGAACCGTTCCTTTATTAAGGAAGGTGTACATCAGGGGTATTTGCAAATACAAAGTGATACAAAGGATTACCACCTGCCGTATTTGTTTATGATAGAAACCGCCAATTATGAAAAAGTATCAGGGCTCGAACTGTTTAAGGACTGGCAAAGCGACAGCGACTTATCGTACCGCTTCCATTTAACGGAAGAAGCTGATCGGGTAACGATTGATTTATACAGGGCCGGCACTTTACTTCATCAGGGCCAGCTCGTGAAGATAGATGATCCAAAAGAAGGGTTAAACGAAGGCGAGATTAACCTGAATATGGACGAGGAGTATTACGGTCCATATGTCGCTGTAGTCACTGTCGAAATCAATGAAGAAAAGTACAATTTCAGCTTTCCTGTTCACTTATAA
- a CDS encoding AtpZ/AtpI family protein: MAITSAIVSQLAGGPLVGVFLGKWLDNQFSTSPLFLIIGLFLGLGSGTYGTIHLVRAYTGDD; this comes from the coding sequence ATGGCAATCACTAGTGCCATTGTTTCCCAATTAGCAGGAGGACCACTTGTAGGTGTGTTTCTAGGGAAATGGCTGGACAATCAATTTTCAACAAGTCCCCTTTTTCTAATTATAGGATTATTTCTAGGGTTAGGATCGGGTACATACGGAACCATTCATTTAGTACGAGCTTACACGGGAGACGATTAA
- a CDS encoding ATP synthase subunit I, whose protein sequence is MEEYQYMIARQRKWMFYLLAILVLGWGITPWQTIFLGLLLGSTISFYNLWLMQKKITRFGEESTKDKPKKRGLGTLTRMATAALAVVVTLQYEEYFHLISVVLGLMTAYIVILIDYLFNRSTD, encoded by the coding sequence TTGGAAGAGTATCAGTATATGATAGCCCGTCAGCGAAAATGGATGTTCTACCTTCTGGCAATTCTCGTTTTAGGTTGGGGCATCACCCCTTGGCAGACAATTTTCCTCGGGCTTCTATTAGGAAGCACAATAAGTTTCTACAATCTCTGGCTGATGCAGAAGAAAATCACCAGGTTTGGTGAAGAGTCCACGAAGGACAAGCCGAAGAAGAGAGGGTTAGGAACACTTACACGTATGGCAACTGCTGCATTAGCGGTAGTCGTCACCCTACAATATGAAGAATATTTCCATTTAATTTCAGTAGTTTTGGGCTTAATGACAGCCTACATTGTCATTTTAATAGATTACCTGTTCAACAGATCAACAGATTAG
- the atpB gene encoding F0F1 ATP synthase subunit A → MNHEAPMWEHAFGIPWLSFNLSNILMMFVASLVVFILGVAATKNMQRYPKGFQNFMEWLIDFIKGIIGSNMDWRKGKLFLPLGLTLFAYIFVSNMLGVITNGVVGHDLWWKSPTADPGITLTLAVMVVVLTHYYGVKLKGGAEYGKGFVRPLPFLFPFKILEEFSNTLTLGLRLYGNIYAGEILLSLLVGMATSSVLGFLGATIPMVAWMGFSTFIGFIQAFIFVMLTMVYMSHKVADDH, encoded by the coding sequence TTGAATCACGAAGCACCGATGTGGGAGCACGCGTTTGGGATTCCTTGGTTGAGTTTCAACTTGTCCAACATATTAATGATGTTTGTTGCTTCATTAGTAGTTTTCATTCTGGGGGTTGCCGCAACAAAGAATATGCAGCGATACCCAAAAGGTTTTCAGAACTTTATGGAATGGCTGATTGATTTTATTAAGGGCATTATCGGGTCAAATATGGACTGGCGTAAAGGAAAGCTTTTCCTGCCTTTAGGTCTTACGTTGTTTGCATACATATTTGTATCAAACATGCTCGGTGTTATAACTAACGGAGTGGTTGGTCATGATCTATGGTGGAAATCACCAACTGCTGATCCGGGAATCACTCTAACGTTAGCCGTTATGGTTGTAGTTTTAACACACTATTACGGAGTGAAGTTAAAGGGTGGTGCAGAATACGGAAAAGGCTTTGTACGACCATTGCCGTTCCTGTTTCCATTCAAGATTTTAGAAGAATTTTCCAACACTTTAACTCTTGGACTGCGTCTTTACGGTAACATATACGCAGGTGAAATTCTGTTATCGTTACTGGTAGGCATGGCAACAAGCAGTGTGTTAGGTTTCTTGGGAGCTACTATTCCAATGGTAGCATGGATGGGCTTTAGTACTTTCATTGGTTTCATCCAGGCGTTTATCTTTGTTATGTTAACAATGGTTTATATGTCTCATAAAGTGGCAGACGACCATTAA
- the atpE gene encoding F0F1 ATP synthase subunit C, whose product MGLIAAAIAVGLAAVGAGIGNGLIVGRTVEGIARQPELRGVLQTTMFIGVALVEALPIIGVVIAFIVMGQ is encoded by the coding sequence ATGGGTCTAATTGCAGCGGCAATAGCAGTAGGACTTGCAGCAGTAGGTGCAGGTATTGGTAACGGTTTAATCGTAGGTAGAACAGTAGAAGGAATTGCTCGTCAACCGGAATTACGCGGTGTTCTTCAAACAACAATGTTCATTGGTGTCGCACTAGTAGAAGCACTTCCGATTATCGGTGTTGTAATAGCATTTATCGTAATGGGTCAGTAA
- the atpF gene encoding F0F1 ATP synthase subunit B — MLGFTSNLVLGAGGFAIGDMFAQLFFFIILLVLLRKFAWGPLMNMMKEREDYIANEIDTAEKSREEAAIQHREAAEELKRTRQDAQNIIEDARKTAVQQERDIVESARQEAERLKESARQEIEQERDKAVQVLKDQVASMSVMIASKVIEKELSEKDQQQLIDQYINEAGEER, encoded by the coding sequence GTGCTGGGATTTACATCTAATTTAGTCCTGGGGGCTGGAGGTTTTGCGATTGGCGATATGTTTGCTCAGCTTTTCTTCTTCATTATCCTTCTCGTGCTTTTAAGAAAGTTTGCATGGGGACCTTTAATGAACATGATGAAAGAGCGTGAAGACTACATTGCCAACGAAATTGACACAGCTGAAAAAAGTCGTGAAGAAGCTGCGATTCAACATCGTGAAGCAGCTGAAGAGTTAAAAAGAACGCGTCAAGACGCACAGAATATCATCGAGGATGCACGCAAAACGGCTGTTCAGCAAGAGCGTGACATTGTCGAATCGGCTCGTCAAGAAGCAGAACGCTTAAAAGAGTCTGCCCGTCAAGAAATCGAGCAAGAGCGTGATAAAGCAGTACAAGTACTTAAAGATCAAGTGGCTTCCATGTCCGTTATGATTGCTTCTAAAGTCATTGAAAAAGAACTGTCTGAGAAAGATCAGCAGCAGCTTATCGATCAATATATTAATGAGGCAGGAGAAGAGCGATGA